GTTATCGGACTTCGTGTAGTAGATGCGTCTGTTATGCCCACTCTTAATAGTGCGAACACTAATGCTCCAACTATCGCTATTGCAGAAAAAATCGCTCATGAAATAAAAGCTGAGCGCTTCAATCTCAATCAGGCTGTAAACAATACTGGGACGGCTTGTCTTCATAAGCTAAACGACCAAACATCGGAAATGGCGAAGGTTTAGCGAAATGTGTAAGGACTTATCTAAACGATAAGGTGCAGGACCTCTTAGACTGACAACAAGCTCGTCAACGATAATAATGGAACTTTTCATGGTAAGGAATACCTCTATGCAAAACTCAACTACAGTCAAATTCATATCAACCAATCCTGGCCGTCTGCTATTGCTAGTAAGTAGTATGCTGCTTGCTGCTTGCACGACTTCGACCGCTCAAGTCAGTCACAACAAGGCAGCTACTGCGACGACGATTGCCGCGAATGCAGCCTCAGTCAGTCAGCTAGATTTAGACGACCCACGAGACTTTGAAGAGGCAACCCGTGGTCTCATCGCAAGCCCTGAAGACTTGCAGATACCATCACTAGCAGATCCTACAAAATACGTATGGGACACCAAAGCATACAATTTTATTAAAGGCGAAGCACCCGACTCAGTGAACCCCAGTCTTTGGAGACAAGCTAAGCTTAATAATATCAAAGGACTGTTTGAATTTAGACCCGGCATCTATCAACTGCGTGGTTTTGACTTATCAAACATGACATTGATCAAAGGCGATACAGGCTGGATTGTCGTCGATCCTTTAACCTCCAAAGAGACGGCAAAATATGCTTATGACTTTGCGATGCAGCACCTCGCAGATCGCTATCCTGATATGTCTACAAATATCAGTGCGGTCATCCTTACTCATAGCCATGTTGATCATTTTGGCGGTACTTTAGGTGTTATCTCTAAAGAAGAGATAGAAAAAAACAACATCCCCGTAATTGCGCCACTTGGGTTTATGGAAGAAGCCACTAGCGAAAACATCTTGGCTGGTACAGCCATGCTGCGCCGCTCTTCATATATGTATGGAAAAGATTTGCCCCGTAACCAATACGGACATGTCGGTAGTGGCTTAGGTAAGGGCCCAGCCTTTGGTCAGTTCAGTATCGTCGAGCCAAATATTTTGATTAGAAAAACCCCTACTAACCTAGATGTTGATGGTGTGGACTTTCAGTTTCAATATACGCCTGAATCAGAAGCCCCTGCCGAGTTCACCTTTTATCTCCCCAAATACAAAGCCTTAGGTGGGGCGGAGTTGGTCTCTCGTAATATGCATAACCTCTATACGTTGCGAGGCGCAAAGGTAAGGGACGCTCTGCAATGGAGTAATTATATCGAAGAAGCTCGCAATAAGTTTGGTGATGCAGAGTACTATTTTGCTAGCCATCATTGGCCGATGTGGGGCAAAGAAAAAATTCAAACCTTCCTAAAGCAGCAACGGGATATGTATAAGTTCATTCATGATCAAAGCTTACGTCGCATCAATAAAGGTATGACACCCGGTGAGATCGCTGAAGACCTTAAACTACCGCCAAGCTTAGCATATGAGTTTTCCAACCGCGAGTATTACGGCACGGTCAAACACAATGCACGTGCGGTCTACCAAAACTATATCGGTTGGTATGACTCTAACCCTGCTCATCTAGATCCATTGCCAGACCCACAACGTGCCTCTGCCTACGTAAAACTCGCTGGAGGAAGTCAAAATGTTATGACGCAAGCTCAGTCTGCATTTGATGCTGGCAATTATAGATGGGCGGCAGAAATTCTTAACCATTTAGTGTTTGATGATTCCGCCAATATGTCTGCCAGAGAGCTATTAGCCAAAACGTATGAACAGCTAGGCTATCAAGCTGAATCTGGTCCATGGCGTGACAACTACTTAACTGGCGCACAAGAGCTGCGCAATGGGACACCTGACGTAGGCGTTGATATGTCTGTGATGCGAGATGTCTTCTTACAAACGCCAGTATCGAACTTCTTTGATGCGCTATCTGTTCGCTTAAAGTCTGAAGAGGCGAACGGCCTCAACACCAACCTGCAGATCAACTTCACTGATATAAACGAAAACTATCTGCTGTGGATTGAAAACTCGGTTTTACATTACCAGCTCCTTGATGGCTCAAACCCTCCACAAGAAGAGGTGAAAGCTACCTTAAACCTAACGCAGCCTTTATTTGTTGATTTGTTAATTGGGGAAGTAGGGTTTAAAGAGATGTTGTCATCGGCTGACTCAAAAATAGAGGGTAATCAAGCCAATCTGATTACTTTCTTCAGTTTGTTCGAAGCACCAGACCCATCTTTTGCGATAGTACTACCAGAGTAACATTTCAATTATATAAAAGCCTGTTGGATATGGCTGTATGTCATATCCTTAGGCTTGTTTCGTAAAAATATTTTAAAGACGAAGAAATGAATAGCAATCAGATTGAAGCCAGTTCTTCGATGAGCAGATTACCCATAAAAGGATTTTATTAGCTTTCTGTACTCAATTTCTTTATAGTTTTTGCAGAACTCTCTTGTAAAATTATCGCTTGATAACTTTAACATTAGGATTAGAATAAAATAAGAAGCAAATAGTTTTTTAGTGATAGTATATGTTTGAAATTACCTAAACA
The nucleotide sequence above comes from Psychrobacter sp. P2G3. Encoded proteins:
- a CDS encoding alkyl sulfatase dimerization domain-containing protein — translated: MQNSTTVKFISTNPGRLLLLVSSMLLAACTTSTAQVSHNKAATATTIAANAASVSQLDLDDPRDFEEATRGLIASPEDLQIPSLADPTKYVWDTKAYNFIKGEAPDSVNPSLWRQAKLNNIKGLFEFRPGIYQLRGFDLSNMTLIKGDTGWIVVDPLTSKETAKYAYDFAMQHLADRYPDMSTNISAVILTHSHVDHFGGTLGVISKEEIEKNNIPVIAPLGFMEEATSENILAGTAMLRRSSYMYGKDLPRNQYGHVGSGLGKGPAFGQFSIVEPNILIRKTPTNLDVDGVDFQFQYTPESEAPAEFTFYLPKYKALGGAELVSRNMHNLYTLRGAKVRDALQWSNYIEEARNKFGDAEYYFASHHWPMWGKEKIQTFLKQQRDMYKFIHDQSLRRINKGMTPGEIAEDLKLPPSLAYEFSNREYYGTVKHNARAVYQNYIGWYDSNPAHLDPLPDPQRASAYVKLAGGSQNVMTQAQSAFDAGNYRWAAEILNHLVFDDSANMSARELLAKTYEQLGYQAESGPWRDNYLTGAQELRNGTPDVGVDMSVMRDVFLQTPVSNFFDALSVRLKSEEANGLNTNLQINFTDINENYLLWIENSVLHYQLLDGSNPPQEEVKATLNLTQPLFVDLLIGEVGFKEMLSSADSKIEGNQANLITFFSLFEAPDPSFAIVLPE